ACACGATGGTGCTGTTCGTGATCCTCGGTGCCGTCGCCAGCGGGCTCGGCCTGTATGAACCGCTCATCCAGTTCGCGGGGGCGGGTGCCAGCGTGCCGCTGCCGGGTTTCGGCCACGCCCTCGTCCAGGGGATCATCCAGGACGCTTCCCGCACCGGCTGGGTCGGCCTGTTCACGGGCGGGCTGGCCGCGACCGCCATGGGCGTCACGGCGGCCGTGCTCTTCGGCTTCCTCGTCGCCGCCATCTTCAATCCGCGCGGTTGAGGGGTCTCCGCATGGTCACGAGCGCGGTCGCGCCGACGCCCGTCAACCGGCGCCTCGACCTGAACCGCGACTGGCTTCGGGAACGTCTCGGCCTCGGGGTCAGCTGCGACGTCATCTGGCGGGAGATCGAGTTCGCGGGGCGGCGGGCGGGGCTCCTGGCCGTCCGCGGCCTCTTC
The sequence above is drawn from the Clostridia bacterium genome and encodes:
- the spoVAE gene encoding stage V sporulation protein AE; amino-acid sequence: MDYVWAFVVGGLLCVAAQIVADGTPLTPAHTMVLFVILGAVASGLGLYEPLIQFAGAGASVPLPGFGHALVQGIIQDASRTGWVGLFTGGLAATAMGVTAAVLFGFLVAAIFNPRG